The window TTTCTCAACAGCTTCTAAATCTACAAGGAAGATTCGGGCTTGCTGTGAGTGTTCTTTGGCTGAATCcgggttttttctttgtttgcagGTCCGAAGACAATTTCAAGGATAATTCTCCTCACTGTGTGCTGCCAtcttgttctctctctctctgtatttgGATTTGTGCTCTGTtttctctgcttttttttttgttcttaactcTGTTTTTCTGGGTTGATTTTTCGGCCTTGACTCTGTATTTTTCTGGGTTGTGTTTTGTGTGCTCTGTTTTTCTGGGTTGATTGCTCTGTTTTTCTCTGGTTCTGCTtccgtcttttttttttttttcaggttttcttctcccttttatAGAGATTCCCAAGCTGCCTCCTTTAACCAGTCCTGCCTTTGCAGGACTGTTATTTGCCATGAACGAGATCGTGGGCGAGAGACGTGATCCACGATTGGATCGAATCCGTTGCAGATTTTCAGCCTGTTGAATCGGGATGGAGAAGATGAACACGATTGTTCCACCAGCAACGGCAACGTTTCGGCAGCAATGGACATTTTCATTTTGACCCCTGAACGTTTTAAACTCAACAATTGGGATCTTAATcagtaataattaatttctaattgtGCCCTTGGATTAGATTCAATTTGAATCCCTGAGTTATAGCGCCATTTACATAACAGTCCTGGGTTTCTGGactattcaatttggtccttggactttaattttCTAGCAATCTTCCTTGAATCAGCTCCAAACTTtggtattttttcaattaaatccctgattccttttaattaattgaatcaaagtttaattaagtcctcaaactcattaattctttaattaagcacctgatttattaattaaactaactcaaatttttaattaaagtctccaacttattaattcttccaTTATTGACCAAATGActctcaaatttaataattacatCCTCAAACTTCAAATTTTGTGTTGTCTTAACTCcattctcaaatatatttttacccattgtattatttattcaaaaattggATTATGACATATATTAAAGAATTACGATCAATTTTAAGGTTATGCATAATTAGTTGAATATTAGTATGCACTAAGAGTTAATAAACTATAAACCGTAATTTTGAAACTTGGCCCGGCGGATTGACTCGGTCAAAATCCGGTTGACTTGGCGGGTTAACCCGGTAAGAATTGGTTAAAAACtcagttgcaacccgttgatttttgttttttttttctaaaacgacgttgttttgatttttttaaaaaatcaaaattgacccgggtgacccggtcaaaacccggaacTCAGGCCTTGGACCAGACCGGGTTTAAAAACTCTGCTATAAACCATTAAATCTCTAGTtatctcaacattttttttccttctaaaagcTTATTAATTGTAAAGAAACgaattattaattattgtcttagtttttttttaaatatgcatcttaaattaattaattaattaattaattagtagtTGTTAAACCTCTACTGATGTAGAAACTTTTAGTAATCACTCATTACTTTTTTGTAAAGCTGTATAGAAAAGCATTACTTCTGATAATAAAGACTACCTCTTACAAtacttcttgaaaaaaaaaacataaaaaaggaaaacttGTGGAAATGATCGCTATTATTTTACGAGGctgtatgaaaatataaaaaataatcattaattcGGGTAAGGCCCGCGCGTATGGGCCTTGAGGCAACCAGGCCTGCTTGTTGGGCTGGACGTGCAGcccatgaaattaaagaaaatagataACTAACTCATCGTCGTCAATGCAACGAGAAACGATGGTGATACAATTCCATTGCCTGCCAATTTTAGGGATGTTGAAccatcataataataaataaataaataaataaacccacAAAAAACAAACTCTTTATCATGAAGAGAAACATATGGGGACCAAAATTATTGGATTAcgtgatttaaaattttaaaggcaGCTCATCACATATTTCTCTCTCCTTGGCCCTAGTTCTCTCTCatttgtctatatatataggaagaaaatgcaaattgaCCTAATTTAGCTTAATCAATCAGctcttgaaataataaaataatatgatatgtaaaaaatattaaagctcaaagtcaaataatttaatataaaataataaaattaaaaaaaaaatacttttaagtttttttaattttattttatcagatTATCTCAAACTCATAATTTAAATTACGGATTTTATGAGTTAATTCGGGTTTGTTCACTTTTTACTGCTTACATTATATGTCTATTGCACTACCTCAGGTTaacttgaaatgtttttttaatatatatatatatatatatatatatatattttgaggtatcatgatttgtttttaaaaaattatatttagttgtGTCATTTAAAATCCAAACCCATGATCAAAGTGTCCAATGAGAAGAGTAAATAAGGAgcctgtttatttttgcgtttcaaaaatattatagaaatttttttattttttgttatgttttttctttaattaaaaataattttatttggttttttttattgttttgacttgctgatataaaaaataatttttaaataataataataataataacaataatattttgatgttttttcaagaaaataacattttaaaaagcaatcgctACTATACTTCCAAACACTCCCGAAAAAACTGACAGGGGAGAGCAGCTCACAGGTATAAATTATTAAAGGAAAACTTCAAAAATGCCCTTCAACTATATAGATAGTATCAATGTTGGGCTCAATCAAATATATGTATCAATTTTATCCATTAGGTTTCAGCATCCATATTTGATCATGGATTCCATtcaaaattgcatttttttttaataaagaacattttttctgtggtgaaaattatatttttatcgagGAATTCTATCAGAAGGCCCCaattaagaaattgaaatttgCTTAGGAACAAAATCGATGTAAGAAATTGTTTGGGGACAAAATTGATACTGATCCAATAACTAAGGGGTGTTTTTCAGGTTCGTCcaattattattcattatatttGCTTTGCCAAAATGATCTTCTCAAATCAGGAAGGGAGATCAGCTGCACGTCTTGAAACTTTTGAGGCTAGTGGCCCGAGAAACTCATGATCCAAACGAGTGAAATGGAGAGCAATTCAGTAGAAGATGAAGAAGGCAACCATGTCATAAGAATTTGGGAGGTGAACGAGGATCGCTTGAAATTGATGCACCAAAAAATCTCCGACCCACCAAAATTATTGACCAAAGCAGCTGCTAACAGTTCATGTTGCATCTTTAAAGTCCCCCAAAGGTTCATCGATATCAACGGTAAGTCCTACCAACCTCATGTAGTTTCAATAGGACCTTATCACCATGGTGAGGAACACCTTAAAATGATTGAAGAACACAAGTGGAGATATTTAGGTTCTATGCTCTCTAGGACACAGAACAAAGGTTTGGACTTGGAGGTCTTGTTGAAGGCAATACAGCCACtagaaaagaaagcaagagaGTGTTACTCACAAATTATCCACTTTGACACTGATGAATTTATTGAGATGATGGTTGTTGATGGTTGTTTTATTATAGAGTTGTTTCGTAAAGTTGGAAATGTTGTTGAATTCGAGGTTGATGACCCTATTGTCACCATGGCATGGATCATACCTTTTTTTTACAGGGATTTACTTAGACTCGAGAACCAGATTCCTTTCTTTGTTCTTGAGTGTTTATTTGATATAACAAGAATGCCAGGAGAAGAATCTGGCCCTTCTTTGTGCAAACTTGcgttggatttcttcaattatgcTCTTCAAAGACCAGATAATATTATTGCAAGGCATAATGATCTTAATGCCAAACATCTACTCGATTTAGTTCGTTCAAGTTTCATAGATTTTGAGCAAGGCCAGTCACTCCATGTGGACACATCGACTCCCATGATTCACTCTGTATCCAAACTTCGCCGTGCCGGAATTGAGCTCAGTCAAGGAAATCCTGAGGATAGTTTCTTGGTGGTGAAATTCAAGAACGGGGTGATAGAGATGCCTACCATAACCATTGATGAAACTGTAACTTCTTTTTTGCTAAATTGTGTAGCATTCGAGCAGTGTCATAATGGTTCTTCCAAGCATTTCACAACGTATGCAACTCTTCTGGATTGCCTGGTTAACACCTTCAAAGATGTAGAACATCTATCTGACTGCAATATTATCGAGAATTACTTTGGCACTGATTCAGAAGTTGCAAGTTTCATCAATGATCTTGGTAAAGAAGTAGCATTTGATATCGAAAGGTGTTATTTGTCCAGGTTGTTCCATGATGTTGACCAATACTACAAGAATAGTAGGCACGTACAGTGGGCAAGCTTCAAGTATACTTATTTTCGCACTCCTTGGTCTTTTATATCAGCATTGGCTGCCTTGATTATCCTTCTTCTTACGGTGTCTCAAACCGTCTACACCATTTATGGCACTTACAAAAACTAAACCCTACATGTATATCTGGTATGCTTTGAGAAGATAATACTATATATGATCCATGCATTGTATCGTTCTCTGGTAAATTTGTTTGCTGTTCCAATTATTTCAATGAAAGTTTGATGATCAGGAGGTCACCACCAAACATTCCAGGGGATGTCTGGGCATAAAATCAGACCAAACGTTCAGCCCACATGCATGCATTCAGTATAAGCTAATGGTCATCAacatcataaatatattttttaagtgttaaAATCAATCGTGGCCATCTCCCTTTCTTATCATCACAAGCAACTTGTTTATGTTAATGATTCTCTCTGCATGCACGTGTCAGCAACCAAGTGGGGAACAGTGATCAATCAATTAATAGGTGGGGAGGTCTTGAATTAAGTGAATAGACTCTTCAAGGTTATGAACTTTCATCTAAACGATTTCTTTTGCGAGCTGAATGCTGGATGATTCCACTTTAATGGAGGAGAAAAGTCTTGCATGTATTTGAGAAGCAGTCAAGACCATCTAAAGAGACTTCTTGGATGagctaaagaaaaattattaccacaaaaattatacaataaataaaataaactaaggaAAAACGTTGTTTTTCTGTTCGTTTTTCAATGGAGGATGATACGTACATTCGCGCTGCGGACGTGAAGAATGCGAATGAGtggtcttttgttttgttttttgtttttttttttttgtcaattattCGTTttgatacttttaatttttttaaaattctatttcatcatttcatattatttttttgatgaattaaagCCTGGCAATTGCTTTTGTTTCATATTATTCATCATATTTGCAGTATCATAAAATATCCCTGCTTTCAAATTGATGATCAATTATTATGAAATAGGATTTAATTTCTCAGTTAAGCAAGGAGCCAGGCCCTTTTCCTTTAGTTCTTATTGTTCATGAGGTGCGGAAAAGTACACTTTGGTCCCTAAGTTTTTAACCTTCTAGCTATTAATCCTCATGTTTTGTGAGTTTAACTTTTCATCAGtcctaaactttatttattttacatttcacTTCCtagaatttgaaagaaaagaatattagTGGAAAATAAGGAAGGAGAGAAAAAGTGGTTAATTAACCATATTCTGATGatgagaaaaaatgattttggtgTCAATGTATTTCTCTTGGTGAGATGAGTGTCATAAATGAGTTTTTGAGCTTCCATCTTGTCAAAAAAAGTATATTAGGATTAAGTAagaatgtttttgtttaattttattttgtattatttaactAGTTTAAGAGTGTTTTGTAGCCAGAAATTgatttattagaatttttagGGTATTTATTGGatatttttaggtaaaaataggttgaaaatgaATCTTTAGGTCCAACAAACCCCTTCTCAACTTTCCAACCACCTCTTAGATAGGTGAAAATTGTGTTGACCTTTAGgtcacatattaatattttatgtattttgatgataataattaaatagaaatggTCTAATGATATATTTGGATGAGAATAAATTTAAACAAGTTTATATGAAGATAACATCAAGAAGCATGGGGTATTGaatgaagaaatcaattaacaagtccaaaatacaaaacaagTGAAGACTTAGTTTTTAAGTATTCATTTTAGTGcttaaatgtaaatttttatatcatacttaatagcacaaattaaaatgaatgcaCACACTTCACTTTACATACATTTACAAAGAATTGATAAACGATTCTAAAAAATCACTAGAATTAAAACTGATAAATCTGGTATTCTAGATGAACCGGTCAATCGTTTGCATGATGATACCAAATGAACCGGTTGTCCACTTATTCATAGATGATGAAAACCTAGGAATTTATAGGAATTGATCGACTATTTGGCTTTACCAATATAAACCGGTCGATTATATTAGCTGTCAAAGGAAAAATAACAGCTTTAAATGACTTGTTTTTGCTAGAAACATATATCTAGTTTGTCTAATtgcagaaaaaaatatagaagtcgaatacacacacacacacacacacacacacaagctatttcaagagcaaacacaaATTCATCAATACTAAATTATACTTATATTTGTGCATTAAAACCTTCATATTCTTACACAGGAGTATATATCTTATTCTCACAACACTTAAACACTTTAAAATCCCTTAAGTGCTATTGAGTGAGAAATGAAAATCATAGATtctcaaattataaaatccatTCTATTGAAAGAGTATCTTGTGATTATAAAATCACATTTGTATATATTTAAGAGTTTAGATAAAGTCTTAACATCAGTGAGGTAttgtaaccaaataaaaaatattaaagagaaGACATCTTCAAGTGGTGTATAAGCTTGATGTGGATTCATCCAGATTATTATATCTTTAACTTGGATTAATTAAAGAACATAACACTTAAGTACGGTTGGTACTTGAGGTGTGCATGTAGGCTAGCTGAATCATGTTAAAAACCAAGTTTGCAATCTCTCTTTTCTTACCTATTTATTTTAAGCACCTTGattatattattgattattgtgctcagtatgtttaatttttaaaaaaacaaatttcattatttgttatatttaataGAACATTTAATTCACCCTTTTAATATTAGaacaacaattggtatcagagtctaGTACTCATTTATATAAGTTTGCTTAGACTTTAGTAGAACAACAACCactagttttaatgtttaaaatgaAGGATCACCAACATGTAGGCCATCTTTATTTGATGGTAATGATTATAGCTATTGGAAAGCTAGGACAATAATATAACTATCTATAGAAAATTGATCTTATAACCctaccaaaaccaaaatcatttCACAATTCCTAAGGCTAAGAGTGAGTATACCAATGGTGATAAAAAATTgctttttattgatgttaaagCTATAAACACTGTGTATTGTGCCTTGAGTAGAAGTgagtttaatataatatcatctTGTAAAAATATTAGAGATATATGACATGTTTTAGAAATGACTCACGAGGGTACTAATAAAGTTAAAGAATCTAAAATTGACATGCTTGTACATCAATATGAGTTATTCAAAATGCTTCCAAATGAATCAATAACTAGTATGTTTACTAGAATGACAACTATCACTAATAGTTTGGATGTTCTTGGTAAGATTTATACTAATGTTGATATTGTGAGTAAAATTCTTAGGTCTTTGCCAAAGACTTGAGAAACAAAAGTGACAGCATCCGAGAAGCTAAGGATCTCATCAAGTTTCCATTGAAATAGCTCATCGATTCACTAATGACTCATGAAATCACCATAGAAAAACAAGAACTAGAAGAGAAGCCAAAGAAGAATTTGACATTCAAAATCATACACCATGTtgatagtgatgatgatgatgaagtggAGGAGGACATTGCACTAATCACAAAACAATTTTGGAACttcctaagaaaaaaagaaataaaaaattctcaaactttaagaAGGATGGAAATAAGAAAGAATCTAGCAAAGAAAAACTTAAATGCTATAAGTGCAACAAGATAAGGACATATAAAAACTGATTGCCCTCTTCTTCAAAACAAGAAGATGAACTGTTATCATAAATGAGCAATGAAAACAACATGGAGGGATGACTCAGATTCTAGTTCAAGTGGTAAAGAAGAGTATGTTGCAAACATGTGTTTCATGACAATTGAAATCGATAATTAATGATGTACTTTTTTCGGATGATAAATCTGACTTCTCTTATAATGAATTACATGATGTATTTGAGACATTGTATGATGAATACAAGAAGTTAGGTTCTAAGTAtagtttattgaaaaaaaaaatcatgcatgtTTACTTGTTGACAAAaatacattagaaaaaaaaaaagcatgcttTGTAGTTGAAGATTATGATAAAATGAAccaacttgaaaagaaaaataaagttttaaaggAAAAATGTTGATAAGTTGAACACTAcattaactaaatttattaaaggtTCTAAGATCTTAAAACCCTGCTAACTAGTCAATGGATAAATTGATTATTCCTTATAATTTCAGAAATTACATATTTAGTTCTAAATCTGAAATTTGCtcgtaatttatattatttttaatttcccattctttttcaatttttttttactttataaaaaaatacaaaagagaaatattaaaaaaaaatttagaaaataatgtatttttaaaagaaaaacaataaattaggaTGACCAAAATTAGTTAAaagagtattttattatttttaataaactataaaaactaaattattattaaagcaTATCGTAAGTGGTTGTAGAGCATAACTTCAAATTTTGGGttacttcattttttattaaaagaaaggaaagaaagaaagaaagaaagaaaaaggaaagttcTTCATGCGATGGAAACCATGGGAAGCTTCTAAGAGAGTCTGCATTAACAAGAATAAAATTCTTCTTTCTCTACGACGTGAGGATCAAGCCAAGAATAAAGATAGAAGGATGTATTTTATACAATAAAACTATAGCATTCTctcctttttatttaatgtataaaaatagatatctcaattatttatttttatttttttcctagtgCATATTTTTGTATCCTTCTTCTTTACTCAATGTAAGattcttaaaataaatgtaaattttaacaaataaaattttgacaTTTACGAAAAACATTAAACCACACGGTCCAcattaccatatatatatatatatatatatatatatatatatatatatatagtaagaatatatacaaaaatcaaaatgagaaaagtttatattttgaattaataaaaaatttcttaagatagatttattatattttttttcctatttgaataaaaattcttcATCATAAGTTTAGTTTAAAATGCATATTGAATATTTGTAACaagtaaaactaaaaaaaaaccaagaaacttaTCTCTTCCACTAGATCGATAATTCATAGCAAGGTATTTCAAGTTGTTAAAAAAGTTTttgcataattaattaagtattttttaataaaattacgaAATCAAAAGATACAatacaattcttttttaaatcataaagtAAAAccagattaaaaatttaaatatttttttaattattatctttataattttaatcattttattattcatataattaattttttatttgcatataAACAATTTATCACTAAACAATTGATTATATACTTAGATTTGTTAATAttcctattaaaaaatatataattataacaactatGATAGTACAtaaataaaactatgataatgtagacaaattaataaataattgattatataagaataatcaaacaattaaaattgtAATACCATAAtactaattattaaatattattaatcttCACTAAATATTATtaccctatttgttttttagtttcaaaagtatttttgaaaaaaattaaattttttttctttaaattaatatttatttttttatgtttttaaatcattttaaagtactaatattaaaaataatttttttaaaattataaataaaaaataatttaaaaaatagttatgatCACGGTCTTCAACACGTTTATAAATATCATTAGGCATGTATTAGAATTCTAAtatgttttattcttttattttttagttaaaacttAGAGGCaccttaacttaaaaaaaataataaaaaatacgtTCGAATGCTACGCGGAGACAtgtctataaaattattaatgtattgtaaaattattttttaaacaaaaaaactgaattataattaacttaGAAATTGATGAGAGTATTTCTTGGAAAAACAATCACCACCGCCGATTTCAATCGGAGTCAAAATTGTACAAAAGAAAGgataatggaagagaagagCCGACATTGTAGACCAATTATAAGCCACCAACTCATCACTCCTCTCACCAATTTTCCAACTTTATACAGATATATGCGCTGTCTATCCCTTAAATTAACGTAAAAAATAATAGTCATAAATAACAATTAGATAAAAAGATGGTCTTTAGGGTTTCCTCCTTCTCCTCCGCTTCCTTACACGGATGCGcctctctatatatatacacatcttCTTCAATTGCATGCACaggaatttgttaaaaaaattaagttcttttctttcctttctcaaCAAGTGATAAATGAATGCAGTGTTTGTTTTgaagccttaaaaaaaaaggaaagatctGATTAAACTGTTTCAGTTTCTATCACTGAAATCGAAAAATAGTtgataaaacttgatttgaagcgAAAAAAGGATTTTAGATCTGAGATTGTTTTATTGATATGAAGCGATCGAGCAAATCGAACAGGGTTTCGTGGGCACCTGGTCTTAATCTTTGTCAGGTATacctataattaattaattaactttttttctttttatttcgcAAATAGTCCAGATTTAAATCTGATAGAACAAGTTATTAATATTCATTGCTGTCAAAa is drawn from Populus nigra chromosome 5, ddPopNigr1.1, whole genome shotgun sequence and contains these coding sequences:
- the LOC133695377 gene encoding UPF0481 protein At3g47200-like; amino-acid sequence: MIQTSEMESNSVEDEEGNHVIRIWEVNEDRLKLMHQKISDPPKLLTKAAANSSCCIFKVPQRFIDINGKSYQPHVVSIGPYHHGEEHLKMIEEHKWRYLGSMLSRTQNKGLDLEVLLKAIQPLEKKARECYSQIIHFDTDEFIEMMVVDGCFIIELFRKVGNVVEFEVDDPIVTMAWIIPFFYRDLLRLENQIPFFVLECLFDITRMPGEESGPSLCKLALDFFNYALQRPDNIIARHNDLNAKHLLDLVRSSFIDFEQGQSLHVDTSTPMIHSVSKLRRAGIELSQGNPEDSFLVVKFKNGVIEMPTITIDETVTSFLLNCVAFEQCHNGSSKHFTTYATLLDCLVNTFKDVEHLSDCNIIENYFGTDSEVASFINDLGKEVAFDIERCYLSRLFHDVDQYYKNSRHVQWASFKYTYFRTPWSFISALAALIILLLTVSQTVYTIYGTYKN